Proteins encoded within one genomic window of Streptomyces profundus:
- the gdhA gene encoding NADP-specific glutamate dehydrogenase has translation MPLHERSESVYAEVLARNPGEEEFHQAVREVLESIGPVLGKHPRYTDAKIVARLCEPERQIIFRIPWEDDRGEIHINRGFRVEFNSTLGPYKGGLRFHPSVRLGTVKFLGFEQIFKNALTGLPIGGGKGGADFDPKGRSDREVMRFCQSFMTELHRHIGEYTDVPAGDVGVGGREIGYLFGQYKRITNRYESGVLTGKGLTYGGAQVRAEATGYGCVFFVQEMLLARGDSLEGKTVTVSGSGNVAIYAIEKAHQLGARVVGCSDSGGYVHDEKGIDVALLKEIKEERRERLDVYADTVRHARFVPGRQVWDIPSQVALPCATQNEITGKEAALLLENGCVAVGEGANMPTTPEGIRIFQDAGIAYGPGKAANAGGVATSALEMQQNASRDSWSFDYSERRLQEIMRGIHTSCAETADEYGMPGNYVAGANIAAYTKVADAMLSLGLI, from the coding sequence GTGCCTTTGCACGAGAGGTCAGAGAGTGTCTACGCCGAGGTGCTGGCCAGGAACCCGGGGGAGGAGGAGTTCCACCAGGCCGTCCGGGAGGTCCTGGAGAGCATCGGCCCCGTCCTCGGCAAGCACCCCAGGTACACCGACGCGAAGATCGTCGCGCGCCTCTGCGAGCCCGAGCGCCAGATCATCTTCCGGATCCCCTGGGAGGACGACCGCGGCGAGATCCACATCAACCGCGGCTTCCGCGTCGAGTTCAACAGCACCCTCGGCCCCTACAAGGGCGGCCTGCGCTTCCACCCCTCCGTGCGTCTCGGCACCGTCAAGTTCCTCGGCTTCGAGCAGATCTTCAAGAACGCGCTGACCGGGCTGCCCATCGGCGGCGGCAAGGGCGGCGCCGACTTCGACCCCAAGGGCCGCTCGGACCGCGAGGTGATGCGGTTCTGTCAGAGCTTCATGACCGAACTGCACCGCCATATCGGCGAGTACACCGATGTGCCGGCCGGCGACGTCGGCGTCGGCGGCCGGGAGATCGGCTATCTCTTCGGCCAGTACAAGCGGATCACCAACCGCTACGAGTCCGGCGTCCTCACCGGCAAGGGGCTCACCTACGGCGGCGCCCAGGTGCGGGCCGAGGCCACCGGCTACGGCTGCGTCTTCTTCGTCCAGGAGATGCTGCTGGCCAGGGGCGACAGCCTGGAGGGCAAGACCGTCACGGTCTCCGGATCCGGCAACGTCGCCATCTACGCCATAGAGAAGGCCCACCAACTCGGCGCCCGGGTCGTCGGCTGCTCCGACTCCGGCGGCTATGTCCACGACGAGAAGGGCATCGACGTCGCCCTGCTCAAGGAGATCAAGGAAGAGCGCCGCGAGCGGCTCGACGTCTACGCGGACACCGTCCGGCACGCGAGGTTCGTGCCGGGCCGGCAGGTCTGGGACATTCCCAGCCAGGTGGCCCTGCCCTGCGCGACGCAGAACGAGATCACCGGCAAGGAGGCCGCGCTGCTCCTCGAGAACGGCTGCGTCGCGGTCGGCGAGGGCGCCAACATGCCCACCACGCCCGAGGGCATCCGGATCTTCCAGGACGCCGGCATCGCCTACGGCCCGGGCAAGGCGGCCAACGCTGGCGGCGTCGCGACCTCGGCACTGGAGATGCAGCAGAACGCCTCCCGCGACTCCTGGAGCTTCGACTACTCCGAGCGGCGGCTACAGGAGATCATGCGCGGCATCCACACCAGCTGCGCCGAGACCGCGGACGAGTACGGGATGCCGGGCAACTACGTGGCCGGTGCCAACATCGCCGCCTACACCAAGGTCGCCGACGCGATGCTCTCCCTCGGCCTGATCTGA
- a CDS encoding TraR/DksA family transcriptional regulator has translation MEQSTPPPPPSDEDREAAMRIERARDEAERLAASLTRLWDGVVDAAAGTNNDDEHDPEGSTLAFEREQLRARRDQVRAELEALDLAAERLREGTYRVCERCGEPIAPARLDARPTARTCVPCASGARR, from the coding sequence ATGGAGCAGAGCACACCACCCCCGCCGCCGTCGGACGAGGACCGGGAGGCGGCGATGCGGATCGAGCGGGCCAGGGACGAGGCGGAACGGCTCGCCGCGTCCCTCACCCGGCTCTGGGACGGCGTGGTCGACGCCGCCGCCGGGACCAACAACGACGACGAGCACGATCCCGAGGGCTCGACCCTGGCGTTCGAGCGCGAACAGCTCAGGGCCAGAAGGGACCAGGTGCGCGCCGAACTCGAAGCGCTCGACCTGGCCGCCGAACGGCTGCGCGAGGGGACCTACCGGGTGTGCGAACGCTGCGGCGAACCGATCGCCCCAGCCCGCCTCGACGCCCGCCCCACCGCCCGCACCTGCGTACCCTGCGCCAGCGGAGCGCGGCGCTGA
- a CDS encoding sugar phosphate isomerase/epimerase family protein, whose product MCYGISDDKALATARAGLSPSRRAMLRGAAAGALGASALAAGVATAPAASAAPRRGGGRLRVPRDRISIQLYTVRDALTGEPGFDDSLRHIAGAGYPRVEQALGFFGRTAKELRAFYRQLGIRATSSHNDISPDEEELKTKLKDARTLGQSFINVPWLSSEDADDWRRWAEQMNHEAAKARRYGLRYGYHNHAHEFTTDLGGGLTPWSILTSELDPRLVHLEIDIYWAVTAAIESGDGVDDPERYTLDVIRSAPQRTLQYHVKDRDPETGDMADPGTGMIDFPRIFRAHPVREYIVENDTPDVTPLHTADVGYAYLRDLSC is encoded by the coding sequence ATGTGTTACGGAATCTCTGACGACAAGGCGCTGGCCACCGCCCGCGCCGGGCTCTCCCCCAGCAGACGCGCGATGCTGCGCGGCGCGGCGGCCGGGGCGCTGGGCGCCTCGGCCCTCGCCGCCGGCGTGGCGACGGCGCCGGCGGCCTCGGCCGCGCCCCGCCGAGGCGGCGGCCGGCTCCGGGTGCCACGGGACCGGATCAGCATCCAGCTCTACACCGTGCGCGACGCGCTGACCGGCGAACCGGGGTTCGACGACTCACTGCGCCATATCGCCGGCGCCGGCTACCCGAGGGTCGAGCAGGCGCTCGGCTTCTTCGGCCGGACCGCCAAGGAACTCCGCGCCTTCTACCGCCAGTTGGGCATCCGCGCCACGTCCAGCCACAACGACATCAGCCCGGACGAAGAGGAGTTGAAGACCAAGCTGAAGGACGCCAGGACGCTGGGGCAGTCCTTCATCAACGTGCCCTGGCTCTCCTCGGAGGACGCCGACGACTGGCGGCGCTGGGCCGAGCAGATGAACCACGAGGCGGCCAAGGCCCGCCGCTACGGGCTGCGTTACGGCTACCACAACCACGCGCACGAGTTCACCACCGACCTCGGCGGCGGGCTGACGCCCTGGTCGATCCTCACCTCGGAGCTCGATCCGCGCCTGGTCCATCTGGAGATCGACATCTACTGGGCCGTCACCGCCGCCATCGAGAGCGGCGACGGCGTCGACGACCCCGAGCGCTACACCCTGGACGTGATCCGCTCGGCGCCCCAGCGGACCCTCCAGTACCACGTGAAGGACCGCGACCCGGAGACCGGCGACATGGCGGACCCCGGCACCGGCATGATCGACTTCCCCCGGATCTTCCGCGCCCATCCGGTGCGGGAGTACATCGTGGAGAACGACACCCCGGATGTGACCCCGCTGCACACGGCCGATGTCGGCTACGCCTATCTGCGCGACCTCAGCTGCTGA
- a CDS encoding ArsR/SmtB family transcription factor, with amino-acid sequence MARAATTSDVFNAIAEPQRREILVLLRAGERSVTELAEELGMTQPGASKHLRVLREVGLVRDRRAGKRRLYGLDADGLRAVHEWTGGFERFWNESFDRLDAYVRDLKQTRETE; translated from the coding sequence ATGGCACGAGCAGCGACGACGTCGGACGTCTTCAACGCGATAGCCGAGCCGCAGCGCCGGGAGATCCTGGTGCTGCTGCGGGCGGGTGAGCGGTCGGTGACCGAGTTGGCCGAGGAGTTGGGGATGACCCAGCCGGGGGCGTCCAAACACCTGCGGGTGCTCCGGGAGGTCGGTCTTGTGCGCGACCGCAGGGCGGGCAAGCGGCGCCTGTACGGCCTTGACGCCGACGGGCTGCGCGCGGTCCACGAGTGGACCGGCGGTTTCGAGCGGTTCTGGAACGAGAGCTTCGACCGACTGGACGCCTATGTGCGGGACCTGAAGCAGACAAGGGAAACGGAGTAG
- a CDS encoding ABC transporter substrate-binding protein yields MTREHIGATGGGPGWEFEDDRGVRVTLSRPPERVVGYGQIAAALWDEGVRPAGHFGSQHDGDTPDPAKSGLLPLDEVPYFGAGGALHVERLLAAEPELLVGVTYDGKSLYGVDERVAQELAARVPVVALDVGPGRGLGEVAGRLVALVRSLGVTGDVATADGAEQLTGAGERLRAVAASGPEVRVLALSPAGADAAYLARGTVWPDLRALAEHGVTLVAPPAGEGTNWAAGGWADALALAPGIVLTDVRANAARPDVFEHTDGWRALASSAVVVPWNPELPPSRSAQARFFDTLAGAIGRARGE; encoded by the coding sequence ATGACGCGGGAACACATCGGGGCGACCGGCGGTGGGCCGGGGTGGGAGTTCGAGGACGATCGGGGGGTGCGGGTGACGCTGTCCCGTCCGCCGGAGCGGGTCGTCGGCTACGGGCAGATCGCGGCGGCGCTGTGGGACGAGGGGGTGCGTCCGGCCGGGCACTTCGGTTCGCAGCACGACGGGGACACCCCCGATCCGGCGAAGTCCGGGCTGCTGCCGCTGGACGAGGTCCCGTACTTCGGCGCGGGCGGCGCCCTGCACGTCGAGCGACTGCTGGCCGCCGAGCCGGAGTTGCTCGTCGGCGTGACCTATGACGGCAAGTCGCTCTACGGCGTGGACGAGCGGGTGGCCCAGGAGCTGGCGGCCCGGGTCCCGGTGGTCGCCCTGGACGTCGGCCCGGGGCGGGGCCTCGGCGAGGTGGCGGGGCGGCTGGTCGCCTTGGTCCGGTCCCTGGGCGTCACCGGGGACGTGGCCACGGCCGATGGCGCCGAGCAACTGACCGGCGCGGGGGAGCGGTTGCGCGCGGTGGCCGCCTCGGGCCCCGAGGTCAGGGTGCTGGCGCTGTCCCCAGCCGGTGCCGACGCCGCCTATCTGGCCAGGGGAACGGTCTGGCCCGATCTGCGGGCGCTGGCCGAGCACGGGGTGACGCTGGTCGCCCCGCCGGCGGGGGAGGGGACGAACTGGGCCGCCGGCGGCTGGGCGGATGCCCTGGCGCTCGCTCCCGGCATCGTGCTCACCGATGTGCGGGCCAACGCCGCCCGCCCGGACGTCTTCGAACACACCGACGGCTGGCGGGCGTTGGCGTCCTCGGCGGTGGTGGTGCCGTGGAATCCGGAGCTCCCGCCCAGCCGTTCGGCGCAGGCCAGGTTCTTCGACACCCTGGCCGGGGCCATCGGCCGGGCGCGCGGGGAGTGA
- a CDS encoding beta-N-acetylhexosaminidase encodes MRDDAQQTTAATTTENTEGAPPLIPRPETLRTRPGRLALGPEAGVQAPDGVAELVRDYLGLTGSGPGIELTLRDDQSLGDEGYRLVIDEDGARGTAATLTGLGWAVQTLRQLWRDGGLPLVEIEDRPRYRWRGSHLDVARHWFPLSFLRRYVDLMALYKLNTLHLHLTDDQGWRFEVARYPLLTEIGAHRTGTPVGHARDGRNNSVPHGGFYTQGELRELVAHAAARGVRIMPEIDAPGHMQAAISAYPWLGNDPERQLPVRIEWGISRHVLNARERTVEFVTDVLDELVDVFPFEYVHIGGDEVPTHEWVASAEARERAAAEGLAGPERLLGWWSGRLADHLAKRGRRVGVWDELIEEGVPEGAAVFAWQNVERVALAERSGLDLVAAPEEHTYLNYAESEGPDEPLAIGAGLPLEKVYGYRPPATALGVQAQLWSEYLPTTALAEWQAFPRLGAVAEIGWSAEPRDLADFRRRLAGHLPLLDALGVHYRPPSAP; translated from the coding sequence GTGCGGGACGACGCGCAGCAGACGACGGCAGCCACCACCACCGAGAACACCGAAGGGGCACCGCCCCTCATCCCCCGCCCCGAGACGCTGCGGACGCGTCCGGGCCGCCTCGCCCTCGGCCCCGAGGCCGGCGTCCAGGCGCCGGACGGGGTCGCCGAGCTGGTCCGCGACTACCTCGGCCTCACCGGCTCGGGGCCCGGGATCGAACTGACCCTGCGGGACGACCAGAGCCTGGGCGACGAGGGCTACCGGCTGGTGATCGACGAGGACGGGGCGCGCGGCACCGCCGCCACGTTGACCGGCCTGGGCTGGGCGGTGCAGACCCTGCGTCAGCTCTGGCGCGACGGCGGGCTCCCGCTGGTCGAGATCGAGGACCGGCCGCGCTACCGCTGGCGCGGCTCGCATCTGGACGTGGCACGGCACTGGTTCCCGCTCTCCTTCCTCCGTCGCTATGTCGACCTGATGGCGCTCTACAAGCTCAACACGCTCCATCTCCACCTCACCGACGACCAGGGCTGGCGCTTCGAGGTGGCGCGCTATCCGCTGCTGACCGAGATCGGCGCGCACCGCACGGGAACGCCGGTCGGCCACGCCCGGGACGGGCGCAACAACTCCGTTCCGCACGGCGGCTTCTACACCCAGGGCGAGCTGCGCGAGCTGGTCGCCCACGCCGCCGCGCGCGGCGTGCGGATCATGCCCGAGATCGACGCGCCCGGCCATATGCAGGCCGCCATCTCCGCCTATCCCTGGCTCGGCAACGACCCCGAGCGCCAGCTGCCGGTGCGCATCGAGTGGGGCATCTCCCGTCATGTGCTCAACGCCCGCGAGCGGACGGTGGAGTTCGTCACCGATGTGCTGGACGAGCTGGTGGACGTCTTCCCGTTCGAGTATGTGCACATCGGCGGCGACGAGGTGCCGACCCACGAGTGGGTGGCCAGCGCCGAGGCGCGCGAACGGGCGGCGGCCGAGGGCCTGGCCGGCCCCGAGCGGCTGCTGGGCTGGTGGTCCGGGCGGCTGGCCGACCATCTGGCCAAGCGCGGGCGGCGGGTCGGCGTCTGGGACGAGCTGATCGAGGAGGGCGTGCCCGAGGGCGCCGCCGTCTTCGCCTGGCAGAACGTCGAACGGGTGGCGCTCGCCGAACGTTCGGGGCTCGACCTGGTCGCCGCCCCCGAGGAGCACACCTATCTGAACTACGCCGAGAGCGAGGGCCCGGACGAGCCGCTGGCCATCGGCGCCGGCCTGCCGCTTGAGAAGGTCTACGGCTATCGGCCGCCCGCCACCGCCCTGGGCGTCCAGGCGCAGTTGTGGAGCGAGTACCTGCCGACGACCGCGCTCGCCGAGTGGCAGGCGTTCCCCCGGCTGGGCGCCGTCGCCGAGATCGGCTGGTCCGCCGAGCCACGGGACCTCGCCGACTTCCGGCGCCGGCTGGCCGGCCACCTCCCGCTGCTCGACGCCCTCGGCGTCCACTACCGCCCGCCGTCCGCACCCTGA
- a CDS encoding dihydrofolate reductase family protein: MAGKVFFSVSMSLDGFIAPESSEELMGRQWMELQRWVFPQRFFRENLKLGEGGEEGRDNDIVRETFERTGASVMGKRMFDAGERMWPEEAPFHTPVFVVTHERRDPWELPGGTTFHFVNDGIESALGQAGEAAGDRDVRVAGGGATILEYVNAGLVDEFSIALSPVLFGSGVRLFEGVDAGRVALEQVRAEPSPRATHVTYAVRER, encoded by the coding sequence ATGGCCGGCAAGGTGTTCTTCAGCGTGTCGATGTCGCTGGACGGTTTCATCGCGCCCGAGTCCTCCGAGGAGTTGATGGGGCGGCAGTGGATGGAACTCCAGCGGTGGGTCTTCCCGCAGCGGTTCTTCCGGGAGAACCTGAAGCTGGGCGAGGGCGGCGAGGAGGGGCGCGACAACGACATCGTGCGGGAGACGTTCGAGCGCACCGGCGCGAGCGTGATGGGCAAGCGCATGTTCGACGCCGGCGAGCGGATGTGGCCCGAGGAGGCGCCGTTCCACACGCCGGTCTTCGTCGTGACACACGAGAGGCGTGACCCCTGGGAGCTGCCGGGCGGAACCACGTTCCACTTCGTCAACGACGGCATCGAGTCCGCGCTCGGCCAGGCCGGCGAGGCCGCCGGCGACCGGGACGTCCGCGTCGCCGGCGGCGGCGCGACGATCCTGGAGTACGTCAACGCGGGCCTGGTCGACGAGTTCTCGATCGCGCTGTCCCCGGTGCTGTTCGGCTCCGGAGTCCGCCTGTTCGAGGGCGTGGACGCGGGCCGCGTGGCCCTGGAGCAGGTCCGTGCCGAGCCCTCCCCGAGGGCGACGCATGTGACCTACGCCGTCCGGGAGCGGTGA
- a CDS encoding SRPBCC family protein: MSTPGEGTPARSATADREIVISRVVDAPRELVFEAFTEVRHLSRWWGPEGFTTTTRAFEFRVGGAWDFVMHGPDGTDYQEWISWTELVPPERIAMLHGETRDDPNAFESVLTFEPDGAATRVEMLTVFPTKELRDEAVEKYHAVEGGRQTLGNLAAYVTETLRKGVEG; encoded by the coding sequence ATGAGCACGCCAGGAGAGGGAACGCCGGCGCGGTCGGCGACGGCCGACCGCGAGATCGTGATCTCCCGGGTGGTCGACGCCCCCCGGGAGCTGGTGTTCGAGGCGTTCACGGAGGTGCGGCACCTGTCGCGGTGGTGGGGTCCTGAGGGGTTCACCACCACCACCCGGGCGTTCGAGTTCCGCGTCGGCGGGGCGTGGGACTTCGTGATGCACGGACCGGACGGGACGGACTACCAGGAGTGGATCTCCTGGACCGAGCTCGTCCCGCCGGAGCGGATCGCGATGCTCCACGGTGAGACCCGGGACGACCCGAACGCCTTCGAGTCGGTCCTAACGTTCGAGCCCGACGGCGCGGCGACCCGGGTCGAGATGCTCACGGTGTTCCCCACCAAGGAGCTGCGCGACGAGGCGGTCGAGAAGTACCACGCGGTCGAGGGCGGCCGGCAGACCCTGGGCAACCTGGCCGCCTATGTCACCGAGACCCTTCGGAAGGGAGTCGAGGGCTGA